In the Streptomyces katrae genome, one interval contains:
- a CDS encoding acyl carrier protein, with amino-acid sequence MIADGVRAIWCREFERDDIGPDDDFFALGGQSLIMTKIQGAYIEELGAEVPMDQMFLNPTIASISAYIESHR; translated from the coding sequence ATGATTGCCGACGGTGTCCGCGCCATCTGGTGCCGGGAGTTCGAGCGCGACGACATAGGGCCCGACGACGACTTCTTCGCCCTGGGCGGCCAGTCCCTGATCATGACCAAGATCCAGGGCGCCTACATCGAGGAACTCGGCGCGGAGGTCCCCATGGACCAGATGTTCCTCAACCCGACGATCGCGTCGATCTCCGCCTACATCGAATCCCACCGGTAA